The genomic region CAAGAAGAAACTGAAGAAGGGGCCGCGGGCAGGATTGATGCACGTCACGGGAACGCAGGCACCAGTAGAGGGGGACCATCCACAGGTACAGGGCGAAGGGAATGATTTCCGGCCCCTGCTGCAGCGTGAGGCCGCACATGGAAAAGGCGATGCTCCACGGCAGCACGGCGGAAAGAAGCACCACGCTGTTTTCCAGATACATGGCCATTTCACGGCGGTTGTGCTGGGCATGGGCACAGAGCTGACGGGTGAGAATGATGGAGAGTGTCTGATTGCAGGAAAGCCCCGTGGTCAGCACCCCCACCAGCGCCGTGGCACGGAAGGCTCCCATGCGCAGGGCGAGACGCTCTATCATGTATTCAAAGCTGTCCAGAAGGCCCGATTTTTCAAAAAGCGCGGAATAGGAGGAGGAAAGCGCCACGATGGCGGCCACGGTCGCCATGGAGATGATGCCCCCGCCGCCGAGCATGGCCAGTTCCCCGACGGGAGCCTCATAGCCCAGCACCATGCTGGAAAGAAGGGCGGAGAGGGGCGTCCCCTGCAAAAATACCGCCGCTCCCGAGGCACAGACGATGCTGGTGGCCATGGCGATTTTCACGTCGATGCGCAGAAGCCCGAAGAGAAGAATGACGAGTGCGGGCAGAAGCACCCAGAAGTGGAAGCGGAAGTGTTCGCGCAGGGCGTCCGTCGCGCCTTCGGGCATGACGTGTTCCGGTCCCGGCAGGGAAAGAAGCGCGTAGCCCAGGCAGGTCAGAAAAAAGGGCGCGGCTCCGTTTCTCAGCATTCTCTTGAAGTTGCCGTAGATGTCGGTATGGGTGAGCGCGCAGATGAGCGCGGCGCTGGAGGACATGGGAGAGCACCGGTCGCCCACATAGATGCCGCTTAAAATGGCCCCGCCCACCAGCGTTTCATTGAAACCCGCCGTATGGGCCATGAGCATGCACACCACGCCGAGCGTGCTCACGGTGCCGAAGGCCGTGCCGATGAGCGAACTCAGCGTGGCGCATAGGAGAAAGCTCCAGAGCACGAAGAAGGTGGGATTGATGAGGGAAAGCGCCCAGTCGATGAGCATGGGAATGGTGCCGCTTATGCGCCATACGCCGGTAAGCATCCCGATGAGCGTGAATATGGTGAGAATGTTGGCAATGCGCCGCACGCCCTGAAAAAGCAGCGCGGCAATGACGGGGAAGGAGAAACCCACGCTGCGGGCATAGCCGGAAAAGCACACGAGGCCGAAGCCGAGCGCCCAGAGCAGGGAAATGCCGCTGAAGACGCAGACGGCGAGGCCGCAGACGAAGAGGCCGAGCGTGATGATCTGGCCGCGGGTGACGCGGCCTGCGCTGGAAGGGGAGAGCATGGCCTCATCTCAAAGGAAAGCCCCCTTCCGGGGGCGTTGATTCAGGAAAAGTCGTCGGGCAGGGATACTACGGCAAGGCCGTGTTCGTCGGCGAGGGCGAGAGCCTCCTCCCTGTCGAAGAACAGCGTTTTTTCCGCCTGTATGGCCAGAACGGCATAGTGGTGTTCCACAAGGTTGCGCACGGTGGCAAGTCCCACGGAGGGCAGATCGACTCTTTCATCCTGTCCGGGCTTCACCATTTTGATGGCGATGCAGCCGTTGCCTCCGAGTTCGGCGCCGCGTTTTATGGTGGCGTCGGTCCCTTCAAGGCATTCCACGGCCATGACCATGCCTTCGCGCACGATGAGGCACTGGCCGATGTCGAAGGCCCCCATGGAACGGGCGATGGGCCAGCCGTAGCGGATGTCCTTCCATTCCTCGTCGGTGGGAGTGCGGCGGCTGAGCGTGCCCCGGGGAGCGCGAAGGCCGGGCGCGAGATCGGCGGAAGCCACGATGCGGATGCCGTCTTTTTCAATATCGGCCATGATGGCGCGCAAAAGAGCGTCGTCGCCTTTTTTCCTGAGGGAGAAAAGGATCTTCGCCGCCCGCCAGTCGGGCCGGAAATCCAGAGCCTTCGGCTTGCTTATGGAACCGGCCATGCAGGCCCTCGTCACATGATGTTCCTGGAAAAAGCTGATCATGCGGCCGAGCTGACCCAGATGAAGCAGCTCGAACGCATCGGCATGTTTCGCAGTATCCGGGTCGGTATGCCCCTGAAAGCCGCAGATGACGACGCCGAGACCTGCGGCCCGGGCCTGCTGTGCCACAAGGCGGGGAAACTGACCCCCGCCCGCAATGATGCCGATATTTTCTGCCATAGCAACTCCGAAGGAAAAATCGCCGGTAGTATAAGCCCTTCGCCCTTTCTCTGCAACCGCGCGTTTCCCGGTGAGTTTTTGCGGGAAGCGGCGGAACGGAGGGGCCGTGCCGCCATATCCGCGCTTGCCCTCCGGGCATTATCTTTGTATAAATAGGCCTTTCAAGCGCCTTGAAGATTCACTGCGGGCATGAGCGCAAGGTGAAGCTTCGGGAATGGTGCGGCCTTTTTTTGTGAATCGCCGTATAAGGATGCGCCGCTTACGCCGGCCGGAAAGGTTTTTTGCCATGAATATCGCTCATAAGATCATAAGCGCCCACCTTCTGGAAGGGGAGATGGTTCCCGGAAAGGAAATCGGGCTTCGTGTGGATCAGACGCTCACCCAGGATGCCACGGGTACCATGGCCTGGCTTCAGTTCGAAGCGCTGGGCCTGCCTTCCGTGCGGACCGAGCTTTCAGTAAGCTATGTGGACCACAATACCCTGCAGATGGGCTTCCGCAACCCCGACGATCATCGTTTCCTGCGTACCTGCGCCCAGCGTTTCGGCGCCGTGTACTCCGCGCCGGGAACCGGTATCTGCCACCAGCTGCATCTGGAAAACTTCGCCCGTCCCGGGCGTATCCTTCTCGGCTCCGACAGCCACACCCCCAATGCCGGGGGCATGGGCTGCCTTGCCATGGGTGCGGGCGGCCTTTCCGTGGCGCTCGCCATGGCGGGGGAGCCGTATTCCATTCCCATGCCCAAAGTGGTGAAGGTGCATCTCACAGGTCGCCTTCAGGGCTGGGCGCAGGCCAAGGACGTCATCCTGCACATGCTTTCCCGCCTGAGCGTCAAGGGCGGGGTGGGGCGCATCTTTGAATACTGCGGCCCCGGCGTGGCCACGCTTTCCGTGCCCGAACGCGCCACCATCACCAATATGGGCGCGGAACTCGGCGCTACCGGTTCGCTCTTCCCCTCCGACGAACGCACCCGCGAATTTCTGCGTCAGATGGGCCGCGAGCAGGACTGGGAACCGCTGTATGCCGATGAAGGTTCCGGGTACGACGAGGAGATGGAGGTGGATCTTTCCTCCATCGTGCCTCTTGCCGCAAGGCCCCACATGCCCGACAGGGTGGTTCCCGTGGCGGAACTCGACGGCCTCCGCGTCGATCAGGTGGCCATGGGGTCCTGCACCAACTCCTCTTATGCCGACCTGCATCTGGTGGCGGAAACCATGCGCGGCCGCAGAGTCTGTCCCTCCACGGATACCTGCATGGCCCCCGGTTCCCGTCAGGTGCTCGCCATGCTTACGGAGGAAGGTTCCCTCACCTCGCTTCTGGAAAGCGGCGTGAGACTTCTGGAATGCGCCTGCGGCCCCTGCATCGGCATG from Mailhella massiliensis harbors:
- a CDS encoding Na+/H+ antiporter NhaC family protein, with the translated sequence MLSPSSAGRVTRGQIITLGLFVCGLAVCVFSGISLLWALGFGLVCFSGYARSVGFSFPVIAALLFQGVRRIANILTIFTLIGMLTGVWRISGTIPMLIDWALSLINPTFFVLWSFLLCATLSSLIGTAFGTVSTLGVVCMLMAHTAGFNETLVGGAILSGIYVGDRCSPMSSSAALICALTHTDIYGNFKRMLRNGAAPFFLTCLGYALLSLPGPEHVMPEGATDALREHFRFHFWVLLPALVILLFGLLRIDVKIAMATSIVCASGAAVFLQGTPLSALLSSMVLGYEAPVGELAMLGGGGIISMATVAAIVALSSSYSALFEKSGLLDSFEYMIERLALRMGAFRATALVGVLTTGLSCNQTLSIILTRQLCAHAQHNRREMAMYLENSVVLLSAVLPWSIAFSMCGLTLQQGPEIIPFALYLWMVPLYWCLRSRDVHQSCPRPLLQFLLAKKKHRD
- a CDS encoding aconitate hydratase gives rise to the protein MNIAHKIISAHLLEGEMVPGKEIGLRVDQTLTQDATGTMAWLQFEALGLPSVRTELSVSYVDHNTLQMGFRNPDDHRFLRTCAQRFGAVYSAPGTGICHQLHLENFARPGRILLGSDSHTPNAGGMGCLAMGAGGLSVALAMAGEPYSIPMPKVVKVHLTGRLQGWAQAKDVILHMLSRLSVKGGVGRIFEYCGPGVATLSVPERATITNMGAELGATGSLFPSDERTREFLRQMGREQDWEPLYADEGSGYDEEMEVDLSSIVPLAARPHMPDRVVPVAELDGLRVDQVAMGSCTNSSYADLHLVAETMRGRRVCPSTDTCMAPGSRQVLAMLTEEGSLTSLLESGVRLLECACGPCIGMGSSPVSGGVSVRTFNRNFEGRSGTRDAQVYLVSPVTAAQCALNGRFTDPATWGEAPAHPDFPAHIPGGRHHFLFPAETEEERAGVEILRGPNIVALETFEPLPDTLSGEVTLKVGDGITTDHIMPAGAEITALRSNVPAIARYVFSRTDEGFVARQDRVKAAGVAGIIVAGENYGQGSSREHAALAPRHLGVRAVLAKSFARIHRANLINFGILPLIFTDGADYERIATGSAVRLDVSSMTAGGEAVLSIEGAGEVTVRNDLSEKEWAVLRAGGLLNAVRARRAG
- a CDS encoding LpxI family protein; the encoded protein is MAENIGIIAGGGQFPRLVAQQARAAGLGVVICGFQGHTDPDTAKHADAFELLHLGQLGRMISFFQEHHVTRACMAGSISKPKALDFRPDWRAAKILFSLRKKGDDALLRAIMADIEKDGIRIVASADLAPGLRAPRGTLSRRTPTDEEWKDIRYGWPIARSMGAFDIGQCLIVREGMVMAVECLEGTDATIKRGAELGGNGCIAIKMVKPGQDERVDLPSVGLATVRNLVEHHYAVLAIQAEKTLFFDREEALALADEHGLAVVSLPDDFS